One region of Alcanivorax sediminis genomic DNA includes:
- the nirD gene encoding nitrite reductase small subunit NirD, with amino-acid sequence MNSALAVEWKAVCKVSDVLPGTGVGVRLPEGQAALFCTRDGHFFALDNMDPFSHANVLSRGLLGSLGGRKVVASPIYKQHFDLETGQCLEDETVTLNVYPVRVEGDVIEVATSATN; translated from the coding sequence ATGAACAGCGCTCTGGCAGTGGAATGGAAAGCCGTGTGCAAGGTAAGCGATGTGCTGCCGGGTACCGGAGTAGGTGTGCGTTTGCCAGAAGGTCAGGCGGCATTATTCTGCACCCGCGATGGCCACTTCTTTGCACTCGATAATATGGACCCGTTCAGCCATGCGAATGTGCTGAGCAGGGGGCTGCTGGGATCACTGGGAGGCCGCAAAGTGGTCGCTTCCCCGATCTACAAGCAGCACTTTGATCTGGAGACCGGTCAGTGTCTCGAAGATGAAACCGTCACCTTGAATGTCTATCCGGTTCGGGTGGAAGGCGACGTCATCGAAGTTGCCACCTCGGCAACAAACTGA